The Pirellulales bacterium genome contains the following window.
CAGGGGCATCCGGCGGCGGATAATGCCGTGCCTGCGAAATAGTAAACCCAGCAACCATATTTTGAGTTGAGATAAACGCCCGCGAAACTTTACGCCACCTTTCAGGAGTTACCTCATGAAAACGTTCATTCGCAGCTTTTGCTTGGGCGCATTGGTTGTTCCGCTATTGGTCGCCCTGAGCGCCCGTGCCGACGATTGGGGCACGCTGAGCGGCCGCTTTGTGTACGATGGCAAAGCGCCGACGCCGGCCAAAATCAATCCCGATAAAGATGTCGAGGTCTGCGGTAAGCACCCGCTGAACATTGAAAGCCTGGTCGTGGACGACAAGGGCGGATTAGCGAATGTATTCGTTTGGCTACGCACCAAAGACGTGAAAGTGGCGCCGGAATATGCGGCCACCGCCAACGAAAAAATGACGCTCGATAATCACAATTGCCGCTTTGAGCCTCATGCGTTGGCCATTCGCACGACGCAGCCGCTGGACGTCAAAAACTCCGATCCCATGGGGCACAACACCAACGGGGCCGATTTGAAAGCCAACGCCCCGTTCAATGGCGTAATTCCCGCGGGATCGAATGAAGATATCAAGCTGACGTTGGCCGAATCCATGCCGGCTAAAATCACCTGCAATATTCATCCCTGGATGAGCGCTTACCTGTTGGTGCGGCCCGATCCATATTTTGCGATTTCTGGCAAAGATGGAAAATTCGAGATTAAAGATTTGCCCGCCGGCACGGAATTGGAATTCCAGGTGTGGCAGGAAAAAGCCGGCAATGTGACAAAGGCCAACGTCGGCGGCAAAGAAGCCAATTGGAATCGCGGCCGGTTTAAGTATACGATTAAGCCCGGCGCGAACGATTTGGGCGACATCAAGCTCGATCCGTCGCAGTTTAATAAGGAGTGAGGGTAAGGAAGTGAGTGGTTAGTGGTGAGTAGATAATTAGCCCCCGGCTTTGCCGGGGGGTCGAAGCGGAGAACGTTTTTGATGAAATGGTTCAGGTGGTTTTCGCTCTGTGATTTGCTGGCGCTATTGTTCATGGCCGGCTGTGCGCGGCCGACGCCCAACGATGCGCCCCCCAATGCCGACGCAGCCCAAAAAATTCGCCTGACGCTAGTCAGCAATACCACGTCGTCCGGCAGCGTGGCTGCCGAAACGCCAGCGGCGCCCAAAGCCAGCGGCTGGGGAACGATCAAGGGGCGGTTTGTTTACGACGGAACGCCCTCCTCGCCGCCGAATATTTCCATAACCAAAGATCCGGAAGTGTGCGCCAAGCATCCGCTGGCCAACGAATCGCTGTTGGTGGCCAGCGACGGCGGGCTGGCCAACGTGGTGCTGTTTGCGCGCAACAAAAATCTGGAAGTGCATCCGGATTATGCCGCCGCCGATCAGCCGGTGGTGTTGGACAATCACGATTGTCACTTTGTGCCGCACGTATTGGCGGTGCGGACCGGGCAGCCGCTGGAAATCAAGAATTCGGATGCGGTCGGCCACAACACGAACATCGCCTTTGCCAGCAACGCGCCGTTCAACGGAATTATTTCGTCGGGCACGCAGGCCACGCAGAAACTGGCTAGCGCCGAACCGGCGCCGGCATCGGCCGTGTGCAACATTCACCCGTGGATGAAAGGTTACGTGGTGGTGCAATCGCATCCGTATGTGGCCATTTCCAATAAAGACGGCACGTTCGAATTGAAAAACGTGCCCGCCGGCATTCCGCTGGAATTTCAGGCGTGGCACGAATCGTCGAGCGGCCCCAACGGCGCGCTGCAGGCCAGCCGCCCCGATTTGAAATGGCAACCTAACGGCCGGTTCACCGTGACGTTGCAGCCGGACCAGGTGCTCGATTTGCAAGAAATTAAAGTGCCGGCGGCGACGCTGGCCGCGAAATAAATAAACTCCCCACTCGGAAACTTTCGATCGCAACCGAATTCCAACCTTAAGAATTCCAGCGCCTTATGCTTCTTTCCTGGCGAAACATTCGTGGCTTGTGCTTGGCGATGCTTCTGGCCGCGCTGCCTTTGGCGGTCGGATGCAGTAATTCTGGACCGCCGCAGTTTCACGCCAACCTCGTGCAACTGGTGGATAACAACGTGTCGGAAAAGCATCAGCAGCAAATTGCCGATATTCTGCTGGCCATGTACGGCACGCCCGACGATCCATTTGTGCTGTCGGACACCGGGCTCGATCTGCAAAAGCTGCGCGTGGCCGCTGGGCCCGTAAAGGGATATAGCCAAGGGCTGTTTCGTTTGCATTGCGTGCATTGCCACGGCATTACCGGCGACGGCATGGGACCGACGGCGCTGTTTTTGAAGCCGTATCCGCGCGATTACCGCGAGGGGTGGTTCAAATTTAAATCGACCCCGTCGAACCAGCCGCCGACGCACGCCGATTTGGTCCGCACGCTGAAGGAAGGCATTCCGGGCACAGCCATGCCTTCGTTCAAGCTGTTGTCGCAAGGCGAAATTGAATCGCTGGTGGAATACGTGGAATACCTCAGCATGCGCGGGCAGACAGAATTAGCCTTGATTGCACAATACAAAACTGCCGATGAGTTCGATCCAGATAAAGAAGATTTTCCGACCACGCGCAAGTTTTTGGTCGATACCGTGCTGAATGCGCCCAACGGCCCGGCCACGCTGTGGAAAGGGGCAGCGACGCAAGCAACCGCGGTGCCCACGCCTCCCCAGGATTTTGGCAGCGCCGTCTCCATTGAAGCCGGCAAGCAAGTTTTTTACGGCAAAGGCGCCTGCGTGAAGTGCCACGGACCCACTGCACTGGGCGACGGGCAACTGGTGTGGGACATGTGGAGCGAAGCCATCCACAAAATGGATATAAAAATTGCCGATTCGACTGATCCCTCCAAATTCTCTGAATTGAGCCATGCGTTGCGGGTCGATGCGCTGCCGCCGCGGGCGGGCGAGCCGCGCAACTTGCGGGCTGGAATTTTGCGCGGCGGGCGCGCGCCGTACGAATTGTTCTATCGGCTGAACAACGGCATTTTCCCGTCGCAAATGCCCGGCATTGGCACCACGCCGGGCATGACGACCGACGACATTTGGCAC
Protein-coding sequences here:
- a CDS encoding c-type cytochrome, which codes for MLLSWRNIRGLCLAMLLAALPLAVGCSNSGPPQFHANLVQLVDNNVSEKHQQQIADILLAMYGTPDDPFVLSDTGLDLQKLRVAAGPVKGYSQGLFRLHCVHCHGITGDGMGPTALFLKPYPRDYREGWFKFKSTPSNQPPTHADLVRTLKEGIPGTAMPSFKLLSQGEIESLVEYVEYLSMRGQTELALIAQYKTADEFDPDKEDFPTTRKFLVDTVLNAPNGPATLWKGAATQATAVPTPPQDFGSAVSIEAGKQVFYGKGACVKCHGPTALGDGQLVWDMWSEAIHKMDIKIADSTDPSKFSELSHALRVDALPPRAGEPRNLRAGILRGGRAPYELFYRLNNGIFPSQMPGIGTTPGMTTDDIWHLIDFILDLPYEPGSQYHTDEHMKAPPRELL